Proteins found in one Halobaculum sp. MBLA0147 genomic segment:
- a CDS encoding AI-2E family transporter, with protein MVSLDADRSRLAWGVFGAVLALALAFVVYSFVGTVVFGIFLYYATRPVYRRIRRRIGRPTVAAGVSLLALTTPALLLVGYALVVVATELDRLVGQFDAVDPTQIPGVDEETLALLSDPQALASLDWAQYVSTDAVASVLSSATDAVETVAFFGTGLVHLFVMLAIAFYLLRDGDRLRRWLARYTDDRGVVLAYAERVDRDYRNVFFGNILNAALTGAIGVLAYSLLNLFAPGGASIPAAALVGLLAGVASLIPVVGMKLVYVPVAAGMSLRAVATGATPTLWFVAVFVGVSFVVVDTIPDLVLRPYVSGRSLHVGSVMLAYTLGPLLFGWYGIFLLPMLLVLAVQFVRIVLPELIAGRELQPYSVDPGYVDTDPTPDGRTGGVSPSLGEPTGDAEGLGGGEVTDGGDRRGTDEGGDGPEVDDDTLDDGDDTADSGDGSGR; from the coding sequence ATGGTGTCGCTCGACGCAGACCGGTCGCGCCTCGCGTGGGGGGTGTTCGGAGCCGTCCTCGCGCTCGCGCTCGCCTTCGTCGTCTACTCGTTCGTCGGAACCGTCGTGTTCGGGATCTTCCTCTACTACGCGACGCGGCCGGTGTACCGCCGGATCAGACGGCGGATCGGCCGTCCGACAGTCGCGGCCGGGGTGTCGCTGCTCGCGCTCACCACCCCGGCGCTGCTCCTCGTCGGGTACGCCCTGGTCGTGGTCGCCACGGAGTTGGACCGACTCGTCGGGCAGTTCGACGCGGTCGACCCGACGCAGATCCCCGGTGTCGACGAGGAGACCCTCGCGCTGTTGTCGGATCCGCAGGCACTGGCGTCACTCGACTGGGCCCAGTACGTCTCGACGGACGCCGTCGCGAGCGTGCTCTCGTCGGCGACCGACGCCGTCGAGACGGTCGCGTTCTTCGGGACGGGGTTGGTTCACCTGTTCGTGATGCTCGCGATCGCGTTCTACCTCCTGCGCGACGGCGACAGACTCAGACGCTGGCTGGCCCGGTACACCGACGACAGAGGCGTGGTTCTCGCGTACGCCGAGCGCGTCGACCGGGACTACCGGAACGTCTTCTTCGGGAACATCCTCAACGCGGCGCTGACGGGGGCGATCGGCGTCCTCGCGTACTCGTTGCTGAACCTGTTCGCGCCGGGAGGTGCGAGTATCCCGGCGGCGGCGCTGGTCGGGTTGCTCGCGGGTGTCGCCAGTCTGATCCCGGTCGTGGGGATGAAACTCGTCTACGTCCCGGTCGCGGCGGGGATGAGCCTCAGAGCCGTCGCCACGGGTGCGACGCCGACGCTGTGGTTCGTCGCGGTCTTCGTCGGCGTCTCGTTCGTGGTCGTGGACACTATCCCGGACCTGGTGTTGCGACCGTACGTCTCCGGCCGGTCACTCCACGTCGGGTCGGTGATGCTCGCGTACACGCTCGGGCCGCTGTTGTTCGGGTGGTACGGGATCTTCCTGCTCCCGATGCTGCTGGTGTTGGCGGTCCAGTTCGTCCGGATCGTCCTCCCGGAGCTGATCGCCGGGCGCGAACTCCAGCCGTACAGTGTCGATCCGGGCTACGTCGACACCGACCCGACACCGGACGGACGGACGGGCGGGGTGTCACCCTCTCTCGGTGAACCGACGGGCGACGCCGAGGGACTCGGCGGCGGGGAAGTGACCGACGGCGGTGATCGCAGGGGCACGGACGAGGGCGGTGACGGCCCCGAGGTCGACGACGACACACTCGACGACGGTGACGACACGGCCGACAGTGGCGACGGTAGCGGTCGATAG
- a CDS encoding PadR family transcriptional regulator, translating to MYDLTGFQRDLLYVIAGLDDPHGLAIKEELEDYYEKEIHHGRLYPNLDTLVDKGLVEKGERDRRTNFYTLTRRGQRELDARREWEREYVESDE from the coding sequence ATGTACGACCTGACAGGCTTCCAGCGTGACCTGTTGTACGTGATCGCGGGGCTGGACGACCCACACGGACTGGCGATCAAAGAGGAGCTGGAGGACTACTACGAGAAGGAGATCCACCACGGCCGACTGTACCCCAATCTCGACACGCTCGTCGACAAGGGGCTCGTCGAGAAGGGGGAGCGGGACCGACGGACGAACTTCTACACGCTGACGCGGCGTGGGCAACGCGAACTGGACGCCCGTCGCGAGTGGGAGCGGGAGTACGTCGAGAGCGACGAGTGA